A portion of the Pleuronectes platessa chromosome 15, fPlePla1.1, whole genome shotgun sequence genome contains these proteins:
- the LOC128457006 gene encoding ankyrin repeat domain-containing protein SOWAHA encodes MSLTQESVLSLLVSEGGRVKKSELVRKFKGSVDCVDPAQKERNKELFKTFVNNVAVVREIDGVRYVVVKKVYQHLLEGVKTESEEEPGSEGPAGAGEQQRLPVRDQGSAGPGEDEPDGPDLDQASESSDDPTESLCPIQLALRRTRFPDVRVKRMLNFEVQSQGTSGDGCFPRGEAIKSKTIQSKPFALPLRCPPSVTRVEVHKLKVDPDDPPESPTPDAHRSKRGPPSVEDRTGSSVGSPQLRRPVKSTKASEEQKENRVPSLVPLEPSEHEWLVKCAAGHWSQAYGLLLRDSQLAEKRDFMSGFTGLHWAAKWGNSDMLTKIVDLSRQGGVELDINTRTHGGYTPLHIAALHDQEYIMATLVGEHNADVRVRDNCGKRAYHYLHKGVAKSVREMLSEPKVQPAPDRAPPEREEPELFPDLPKGLHSISRLFQPHVTGLKKKPKQRSALYSLSDDPGEEREDSGFRKRVLSEALI; translated from the coding sequence ATGTCGTTGACGCAGGAGTCCGTCCTGTCTCTGCTCGTGTCGGAGGGAGGCCGAGTGAAGAAGTCCGAGCTGGTGAGGAAGTTTAAAGGCTCCGTGGACTGCGTGGACCCCGCACAGAAGGAGCGGAACAAGGAGCTTTTCAAGACCTTCGTCAACAACGTCGCCGTCGTCCGAGAAATCGACGGCGTCCGCTATGTTGTCGTCAAGAAAGTGTACCAGCATTTACTGGAGGGAGTCAAGACCGAGAGCGAGGAGGAGCCGGGAAGCGAAGGACCTGCGGGGGCAGGTGAGCAGCAGCGCCTACCTGTGCGGGACCAGGGCTCTGCGGGTCCTGGAGAAGACGAGCCAGATGGTCCTGACCTGGATCAGGCGAGTGAAAGTAGTGACGACCCAACCGAATCTCTGTGTCCCATACAGCTGGCTCTGCGGAGGACCAGGTTCCCGGACGTCAGGGTTAAACGGATGCTGAATTTTGAGGTACAGAGCCAGGGCACCAGTGGAGATGGTTGCTTTCCAAGGGGTGAAGCAATAAAGTCCAAAACCATCCAGAGCAAACCTTTCGCCTTGCCTCTGAGATGCCCCCCCAGCGTCACTAGGGTGGAGGTCCACAAGCTGAAGGTGGACCCAGATGATCCTCCTGAAAGTCCAACACCAGATGCCCACAGGTCCAAGAGAGGACCCCCCTCAGTGGAGGACAGGACGGGCAGCAGTGTGGGCTCACCCCAACTCAGGAGGCCGGTGAAGAGCACCAAGGCGTCAGAGGAGCAGAAAGAGAACAGGGTTCCCTCCCTGGTTCCCCTGGAGCCGTCGGAGCATGAGTGGCTGGTCAAGTGTGCCGCCGGCCACTGGAGCCAGGCGTACGGCCTGCTGCTGAGAGACAGCCAGCTGGCCGAGAAGAGGGACTTCATGTCAGGGTTCACCGGCCTGCACTGGGCAGCAAAGTGGGGAAACAGTGACATGCTCACAAAGATTGTCGACCTGTCGAGGCAGGGGGGAGTGGAGCTCGACATTAACACGAGGACACATGGCGGTTACACTCCTCTGCACATTGCCGCCTTGCACGACCAGGAGTATATCATGGCCACGCTGGTCGGGGAGCACAACGCCGACGTGAGGGTCAGGGACAACTGCGGGAAGAGGGCCTACCACTATCTGCACAAGGGGGTTGCCAAGAGTGTAAGGGAGATGCTGAGTGAACCCAAGGTCCAGCCGGCTCCGGACAGGGCCCCGCCTGAGAGAGAAGAGCCGGAGCTGTTCCCAGATCTCCCCAAGGGTCTGCATTCAATAAGCCGTCTCTTCCAGCCGCACGTGACGGGCCTCAAGAAGAAGCCCAAGCAAAGGTCAGCGCTTTACTCCCTGAGCGACGACCCCggcgaggagagagaggacagcgGCTTCAGAAAGAGAGTCCTGTCAGAAGCTTTGATCTAA